A genomic segment from Dermatobacter hominis encodes:
- the egtB gene encoding ergothioneine biosynthesis protein EgtB yields the protein MTGIDVTDDGARGAPPAAPGPGRRGGAPRGMCPTDFCTVRGRTEALAAPLGPEDQVAQSMPDCSPTKWHRAHTTWFFEEFVLGPHVSGYEVVDPDHRYLFNSYYESVGARQPRPRRGMITRPTVEQVGEYRRAVDESVLRLLDRLAAEPDAGASSLIELGLHHEEQHQELLLMDAKHLLFQNPLHPAYRVDAAPDPIGVDLTSGAVPVVRPDGWTSHAGGQVDIGVPASAPAQRDGFAYDNESPRHTVHLAPFALSDRLVTNGEWLAFMDDGGYRRPELWLSDGWAVVNDQGWDAPLYWSDDADGTPSLFTLAGPQAIRADDPVVHVSYYEADAFTRWAGARLPTEAEWEVVAREHAVDTSPLELDAAPHPRAPGSRPGTVTGADPRQYVGAVWQWTASAYLPYPGFRTAPGAVGEYNGKFMVNQHVLRGGSCATPPGHDRATYRNFFPPAARWQFGGLRLATDA from the coding sequence ATGACCGGGATCGACGTGACCGACGACGGCGCACGCGGCGCGCCGCCTGCTGCCCCGGGCCCCGGCCGCCGGGGCGGCGCGCCGCGGGGCATGTGCCCCACTGACTTCTGCACCGTGCGGGGCCGCACCGAGGCGCTGGCCGCACCGCTCGGGCCCGAGGACCAGGTGGCCCAGTCCATGCCCGACTGCAGCCCCACGAAGTGGCACCGGGCCCACACGACCTGGTTCTTCGAGGAGTTCGTGCTCGGCCCGCACGTGTCCGGCTACGAGGTGGTCGACCCCGACCACCGCTACCTGTTCAACAGCTACTACGAGTCCGTCGGGGCCCGTCAGCCCCGGCCCCGTCGCGGCATGATCACCCGCCCGACCGTCGAGCAGGTCGGCGAGTACCGCCGGGCGGTCGACGAGTCGGTGCTCCGGCTGCTCGACCGGCTCGCCGCCGAACCCGATGCGGGCGCGTCGTCGCTGATCGAGCTCGGCCTCCACCACGAGGAGCAGCACCAGGAGCTGCTCCTCATGGACGCCAAGCACCTGCTGTTCCAGAACCCGCTGCACCCGGCGTACCGGGTCGACGCCGCGCCCGACCCGATCGGCGTCGACCTCACCTCCGGCGCCGTGCCCGTCGTGCGCCCCGACGGCTGGACCAGCCACGCCGGCGGCCAGGTCGACATCGGCGTGCCCGCCTCGGCCCCGGCGCAGCGGGACGGATTCGCGTACGACAACGAGTCGCCCCGCCACACGGTGCACCTGGCCCCGTTCGCGCTGTCGGACCGGCTCGTCACCAACGGCGAGTGGCTGGCCTTCATGGACGACGGCGGGTACCGCCGCCCCGAGCTGTGGCTGAGCGACGGGTGGGCGGTCGTCAACGACCAGGGGTGGGACGCGCCGCTCTACTGGTCCGACGACGCGGACGGCACCCCGAGCCTGTTCACGCTCGCCGGGCCGCAGGCGATCCGGGCCGACGACCCGGTGGTGCACGTGAGCTACTACGAGGCCGATGCCTTCACCCGCTGGGCGGGGGCCCGCCTCCCCACCGAGGCCGAGTGGGAGGTCGTGGCCCGAGAGCACGCGGTCGACACCTCGCCGCTCGAGCTCGACGCCGCGCCGCACCCGCGGGCGCCGGGCTCCCGGCCGGGCACCGTCACCGGCGCCGACCCGCGCCAGTACGTCGGCGCCGTCTGGCAGTGGACCGCCAGCGCCTACCTGCCGTACCCGGGGTTCCGGACCGCTCCGGGCGCCGTGGGCGAGTACAACGGCAAGTTCATGGTCAACCAGCACGTCCTCCGGGGCGGGAGCTGCGCCACCCCGCCCGGCCACGACCGGGCGACCTACCGCAACTTCTTCCCGCCGGCGGCGCGGTGGCAGTTCGGCGGCCTTCGACTGGCGACCGATGCCTGA
- the egtD gene encoding L-histidine N(alpha)-methyltransferase: MPEPDGADIPDLDDRVTVRVHLDPADWSTHLAEETARGLRDRPPWIPPVWFYDEAGSKLFDHITRLPEYYPTEAERSILRDRAGDIARLTSSPTLIELGSGTSDKTMLLLDALESVGTLRTVAPFDVSEEVLRSASRTIAATYPDVTVDAVVGDFHRHLGHVPTGDGAVLAFLGSTIGNLDPDQRGGFLAAAAATLADDDWFLLGTDLVKPVDRLLAAYDDAAGVTAEFNLNALSVVNRELGADFDRTRFRHRAHWDDDGERIEMHLVADGDQTVTLSALDDLVVDLRDGDHIRTEISTKFTPEGVAAELADAGLEVVERWTDADGDFLLTLARRA; this comes from the coding sequence ATGCCTGAGCCCGACGGGGCCGACATCCCGGACCTCGACGACCGGGTCACCGTCCGCGTCCACCTGGACCCGGCGGACTGGTCGACGCACCTGGCGGAGGAGACCGCGCGCGGCCTGCGGGACCGGCCGCCGTGGATCCCGCCCGTCTGGTTCTACGACGAGGCCGGCTCGAAGCTGTTCGACCACATCACGCGGCTCCCCGAGTACTACCCGACCGAGGCGGAGCGCTCGATCCTGCGGGACCGCGCCGGCGACATCGCCCGCCTCACGTCGTCGCCGACGCTGATCGAGCTCGGCTCCGGCACGTCCGACAAGACGATGCTGCTGCTCGACGCGCTCGAGTCGGTCGGGACCCTGCGCACGGTCGCCCCGTTCGACGTCAGCGAGGAGGTCCTCCGCTCGGCGTCGCGCACGATCGCCGCGACCTACCCCGACGTCACCGTCGACGCGGTCGTGGGCGACTTCCACCGGCACCTCGGGCACGTGCCCACCGGCGACGGCGCCGTCCTGGCCTTCCTCGGCTCGACGATCGGCAACCTCGACCCCGACCAGCGCGGCGGGTTCCTGGCCGCGGCGGCCGCCACGCTGGCCGACGACGACTGGTTCCTCCTCGGCACCGACCTGGTGAAGCCGGTCGACCGGCTCCTCGCCGCCTACGACGACGCCGCCGGCGTCACCGCCGAGTTCAACCTCAACGCGCTGTCCGTGGTGAACCGCGAGCTCGGCGCCGACTTCGATCGCACCCGGTTCCGCCACCGCGCCCACTGGGACGACGACGGCGAGCGCATCGAGATGCACCTGGTGGCCGACGGCGACCAGACGGTGACGCTGTCGGCGCTCGACGACCTGGTCGTCGACCTCCGCGACGGCGACCACATCCGGACCGAGATCAGCACCAAGTTCACGCCCGAGGGCGTGGCGGCCGAGCTGGCCGATGCCGGCCTCGAGGTGGTCGAGCGCTGGACCGACGCCGACGGCGACTTCCTCCTCACGCTCGCCCGGCGCGCCTGA
- the trhA gene encoding PAQR family membrane homeostasis protein TrhA: MNLLDTLDALDAYGPRPVWRGRVHLLAAVVATPAALVLFLMASGPLAKVAVTIYAASLVGLFAVSASYHRLARTERAVKWFRRMDHSMIFVLIAGTYTPLCLLALPPAWGIPLLVVVWVAAIGGVITKMTMLGKGPGSAGSWLYIVIGWAAVVAVPALVTSLDVVQLVLLGVGGLLYTVGAVVLGRRWPDPIPHVFGYHEVWHTMTVAAGSCHFAVVALALR; encoded by the coding sequence GTGAACCTGCTGGACACGCTGGACGCGTTGGACGCCTACGGTCCCCGGCCGGTCTGGCGGGGGCGCGTGCACCTGCTGGCCGCCGTCGTGGCCACCCCCGCCGCGCTGGTGCTGTTCCTGATGGCCTCCGGGCCGCTCGCGAAGGTGGCGGTCACCATCTACGCCGCCTCGCTCGTCGGGCTGTTCGCGGTCAGCGCCTCGTACCACCGGCTGGCCCGGACCGAGCGGGCGGTGAAGTGGTTCCGGCGCATGGACCACTCGATGATCTTCGTGCTGATCGCGGGCACCTACACGCCGCTCTGCCTGCTCGCGCTGCCGCCGGCGTGGGGCATCCCGCTGCTCGTCGTGGTCTGGGTGGCGGCGATCGGCGGCGTGATCACCAAGATGACGATGCTGGGCAAGGGACCCGGCAGCGCGGGTTCGTGGCTCTACATCGTGATCGGCTGGGCCGCCGTCGTGGCGGTCCCGGCGCTGGTCACCAGCCTCGACGTGGTCCAGCTCGTCCTCCTCGGGGTCGGCGGGCTGCTCTACACGGTCGGCGCGGTGGTGCTGGGCCGGCGCTGGCCCGACCCGATCCCGCACGTCTTCGGCTACCACGAGGTCTGGCACACCATGACCGTGGCCGCCGGCTCGTGCCACTTCGCCGTCGTCGCGCTCGCCCTCCGCTGA
- a CDS encoding nuclear transport factor 2 family protein — protein MGFTREEIQGAFDRYVDAAQEAGRTGDWRPWVECFTPDVHYIEHLYGEFHGREAVLEWITATMTVWPFTQMQLFPWDWYTVDAEQGWVIGQVENRFLDPGDGKVYEGANWTRLVYAGDGLFASEEDVYNPAHFGPVVKDWLAAWREHHPDQPDGPPQPDGPA, from the coding sequence ATGGGGTTCACTCGGGAGGAGATCCAGGGGGCGTTCGACCGCTACGTCGACGCGGCGCAGGAGGCCGGGCGCACCGGCGACTGGCGGCCGTGGGTGGAGTGCTTCACGCCCGACGTGCACTACATCGAGCACCTCTACGGCGAGTTCCACGGCCGGGAGGCGGTGCTCGAGTGGATCACGGCGACGATGACCGTCTGGCCGTTCACGCAGATGCAGCTGTTCCCCTGGGACTGGTACACGGTCGACGCGGAGCAGGGCTGGGTCATCGGCCAGGTCGAGAACCGCTTCCTCGATCCCGGTGACGGCAAGGTCTACGAGGGCGCGAACTGGACCCGGCTCGTGTACGCGGGCGACGGCTTGTTCGCCTCCGAGGAGGACGTCTACAACCCCGCGCACTTCGGGCCGGTCGTGAAGGACTGGCTCGCCGCCTGGCGCGAGCACCACCCCGACCAGCCGGACGGGCCGCCCCAGCCGGACGGGCCGGCGTGA
- a CDS encoding TetR/AcrR family transcriptional regulator, producing the protein MSDVVVSRRGRPRLTDEERAGRRRDLTVAAIDAIRAHGADQSLDELAGHLGVSKPVLYDVFGSRAGLADAVAVELADRMQPLLLRRIGPPRPDGSYPVTVDRIIEVVVESLLGLVEQEDQLYLFVAGSIGGERHGLLDNALVQVVHERIRPVIEVAAPTLSADEHTVLTDGIYGLVLATLESWQTTGAPSRDVVVRMLSTVIREGLHAIAEQSSAEGAAE; encoded by the coding sequence GTGAGCGACGTGGTGGTGTCACGGCGGGGTCGCCCCCGCCTCACCGACGAGGAGCGGGCGGGGCGACGCCGCGACCTCACGGTGGCCGCCATCGACGCCATCCGGGCGCACGGCGCCGACCAGTCGCTCGACGAGCTCGCCGGGCACCTCGGCGTCTCGAAGCCGGTGCTCTACGACGTGTTCGGCAGCCGGGCCGGCCTGGCCGACGCGGTCGCCGTCGAGCTCGCCGACCGGATGCAGCCGCTGCTGCTGCGCCGGATCGGGCCGCCGAGGCCCGACGGGTCCTACCCGGTGACCGTCGACCGGATCATCGAGGTCGTGGTCGAGAGCCTGCTCGGGCTGGTGGAGCAGGAGGACCAGCTCTACCTGTTCGTCGCCGGCTCGATCGGCGGCGAGCGCCACGGGCTGCTCGACAACGCGCTGGTGCAGGTGGTCCACGAGCGGATCCGACCGGTGATCGAGGTCGCGGCGCCGACGCTGAGCGCCGACGAGCACACGGTCCTGACCGACGGGATCTACGGGCTCGTCCTCGCCACGCTCGAGTCGTGGCAGACGACGGGCGCGCCCAGCCGCGACGTCGTGGTCCGGATGCTGTCGACCGTCATCCGGGAGGGCCTGCACGCGATCGCGGAGCAGTCGAGCGCCGAGGGCGCAGCCGAGTAG
- a CDS encoding diadenylate cyclase, translated as MNAAPPLNEQPEPGVTPLQRSDVLRRRRLDRLVAELEDVGFSFPGPPSLTEAVLTELDYAMRPRIHERRVPTYGAIVAPVGDRDAWQTSTELTITARPFPRVGLAGARLFADGLSSWVIRGVDDHEGPDAADDELVVFDRPAGSERDVVVLAESTAGTIVQRHPSGVVRVAGDFGVLRWDGLEWQHQPPVGDWVASFASCSDPSQVEVVETLLKIAVHDLGSRGIGAILLYRRERPVAGRWAEASHYEPRLPTPPALQVTRAADLAPLVHVLAQIDGAAVFDIDGTLRELGVRLLPEPATESAVEGFGGMRHTTARRYSVDEPDAVVIVVSEDGPVTVMRNGAIHVGA; from the coding sequence GTGAACGCCGCCCCGCCCCTGAACGAGCAGCCGGAGCCCGGGGTCACGCCGCTGCAGCGCTCCGACGTGCTCCGGCGTCGCCGGCTCGACCGCCTGGTCGCCGAGCTCGAGGACGTGGGCTTCTCGTTCCCGGGCCCGCCGTCGCTCACCGAGGCGGTGCTGACCGAGCTCGACTACGCCATGCGGCCGCGGATCCACGAGCGCCGGGTGCCGACCTACGGCGCGATCGTCGCCCCCGTCGGCGACCGGGACGCCTGGCAGACGTCCACCGAGCTGACGATCACGGCCCGGCCGTTCCCGCGCGTCGGCCTGGCGGGCGCCCGGCTCTTCGCCGACGGGCTGTCGAGCTGGGTGATCCGTGGCGTCGACGACCACGAGGGACCCGACGCCGCGGACGACGAGCTCGTCGTGTTCGACCGCCCCGCCGGCTCGGAGCGCGACGTCGTCGTGCTGGCGGAGTCGACCGCGGGGACGATCGTGCAGCGCCACCCGTCGGGCGTCGTCCGCGTCGCCGGCGACTTCGGCGTGCTCCGCTGGGACGGGCTGGAGTGGCAGCACCAGCCGCCGGTCGGGGACTGGGTCGCCAGCTTCGCCAGCTGCTCGGACCCCTCGCAGGTCGAGGTCGTCGAGACCCTGCTGAAGATCGCGGTACACGACCTCGGCTCGCGCGGCATCGGCGCCATCCTGCTGTACCGGCGCGAGCGGCCGGTCGCCGGCCGGTGGGCCGAGGCCAGCCACTACGAGCCGCGGCTCCCGACCCCGCCGGCGCTGCAGGTCACCCGGGCCGCGGACCTGGCACCGCTCGTGCACGTGCTCGCCCAGATCGACGGCGCCGCCGTGTTCGACATCGACGGGACGCTGCGCGAGCTCGGCGTCCGGCTGCTGCCCGAGCCGGCGACCGAGTCGGCGGTGGAGGGCTTCGGCGGCATGCGCCACACGACGGCCCGCCGCTACAGCGTCGACGAGCCCGACGCCGTGGTCATCGTGGTCAGCGAGGACGGTCCGGTGACCGTCATGCGCAACGGCGCCATCCACGTCGGCGCCTGA
- a CDS encoding ABC transporter substrate-binding protein: MPSTGRASEQRTTRPSRTPIAVALLLVLALVAAACGGSDDEGADEGEAQGGGSTTTEAGPWTFTDDLGVRVELDEAPETLVAETMVAGGLYELGIDVEGTFGPLKRSDGTPDPEVGLADPDQFTSLGETYGEINLEQLAALQPDLIITPSYEAGSYWGIDDADLEKVKAIAPVIGIKVGGQRIDQILDEVGRVGEALGAAPDSEQVEEAKAAFETSSRKLEEALAAKPGLKVLAASGSTDTMYIAVPSGYSDLTYYQSLGMDVVDPDTDEEYWQNLSWEEAGRYPADLILGDARTGATAEQIVAQMPESARQLPAIQADQLVPWVLTSALGYGAFAKVMDQLTTAVSSAQTGIA; this comes from the coding sequence GTGCCGAGCACCGGTCGCGCCTCCGAACAGCGCACAACCCGCCCGTCCCGCACCCCGATCGCCGTCGCGCTCCTCCTGGTCCTCGCCCTCGTGGCGGCGGCGTGCGGCGGCTCCGACGACGAGGGGGCCGACGAGGGCGAGGCCCAGGGCGGCGGCTCGACCACCACCGAGGCCGGGCCGTGGACCTTCACCGACGACCTGGGCGTGAGGGTCGAGCTGGACGAGGCCCCCGAGACCCTCGTGGCCGAGACGATGGTCGCCGGCGGGCTGTACGAGCTCGGCATCGACGTCGAGGGCACGTTCGGTCCGCTGAAGCGGTCCGACGGAACACCCGACCCCGAGGTCGGCCTGGCCGACCCGGACCAGTTCACGTCGCTGGGCGAGACGTACGGCGAGATCAACCTGGAGCAGCTGGCGGCCCTCCAGCCCGACCTCATCATCACGCCGTCGTACGAGGCCGGCTCGTACTGGGGGATCGACGACGCCGACCTCGAGAAGGTGAAGGCGATCGCGCCCGTGATCGGCATCAAGGTCGGCGGGCAGCGCATCGACCAGATCCTCGACGAGGTCGGCCGGGTGGGCGAGGCGCTGGGAGCAGCGCCCGACTCGGAGCAGGTGGAGGAGGCGAAGGCCGCCTTCGAGACGTCGAGCAGAAAGCTGGAGGAGGCGCTCGCTGCGAAGCCGGGCCTCAAGGTGCTCGCCGCGTCGGGCAGCACCGACACGATGTACATCGCCGTGCCGTCGGGCTACTCGGACCTGACCTACTACCAGTCCCTCGGGATGGACGTCGTCGACCCCGACACCGACGAGGAGTACTGGCAGAACCTGTCGTGGGAGGAGGCGGGCCGCTACCCGGCCGACCTGATCCTCGGCGACGCCCGCACCGGCGCCACCGCCGAGCAGATCGTCGCCCAGATGCCCGAGTCGGCCCGCCAGCTGCCCGCCATCCAGGCCGACCAGCTCGTCCCGTGGGTGCTCACCTCGGCGCTCGGGTACGGGGCGTTCGCCAAGGTCATGGACCAGCTCACGACCGCGGTGTCGTCCGCGCAGACCGGGATCGCGTGA
- a CDS encoding FecCD family ABC transporter permease yields the protein MSATAPARADAGPDGEAAADAGSGSIPDESRRLGLLDRNWSRAGGLAVGLVLLVAAVAASVAFGAKPLSLSTVWDALVSPDSSNDHTVVRSLRIPRTILGLGVGTALGLAGALMQGLTRNPLADPGILGISAGSALAVVVGISAFGITAPAGFVWLSFLGAAVASAFVYGLGAIGRGGVTPVKLALAGAAMSYLMASLTSGVLLADSAALDLFRFWAVGSVAGREGDVVAAVMPFIVLGAVVALCLGRPLNALALGDDVARSLGQRVHVQRAIVATTVVVLCGAATAGAGPILFIGLVVPHAARAICGPDYRWILAWSAVLGPLLLLVADVLGRVVARPGEVQVGVMTAVIGAPFFIVLVRRRKLAAL from the coding sequence GTGAGCGCCACCGCCCCGGCCCGCGCCGATGCGGGCCCCGACGGCGAGGCCGCTGCCGACGCTGGGTCGGGGTCGATCCCCGACGAGTCGCGGCGCCTGGGCCTCCTCGACCGGAACTGGTCCCGGGCCGGCGGGCTCGCGGTGGGCCTGGTGCTCCTCGTCGCCGCCGTCGCCGCGTCGGTGGCCTTCGGGGCCAAGCCCCTGTCGCTGTCGACGGTCTGGGACGCCCTCGTGTCGCCCGACTCGTCGAACGACCACACGGTCGTGCGCAGCCTGCGCATCCCGAGGACGATCCTCGGGCTCGGCGTCGGCACCGCGCTCGGCCTGGCCGGCGCGCTCATGCAGGGCCTGACCCGCAACCCGCTCGCCGACCCGGGGATCCTCGGCATCTCGGCGGGCTCGGCGCTCGCCGTGGTCGTCGGGATCAGCGCCTTCGGCATCACCGCGCCCGCCGGGTTCGTGTGGCTCTCCTTCCTCGGCGCCGCGGTGGCGAGCGCGTTCGTCTACGGGCTGGGCGCGATCGGCCGGGGCGGCGTGACGCCGGTGAAGCTCGCGCTCGCCGGCGCGGCGATGTCGTACCTGATGGCCTCGCTGACGTCGGGCGTCCTGCTCGCCGACTCCGCGGCGCTGGACCTGTTCCGGTTCTGGGCCGTCGGCTCGGTGGCCGGGCGCGAGGGCGACGTGGTCGCCGCCGTCATGCCCTTCATCGTCCTCGGCGCGGTCGTCGCCCTCTGCCTCGGCCGGCCGCTCAACGCGCTCGCGCTCGGCGACGACGTCGCCCGGTCGCTCGGGCAGCGGGTGCACGTCCAGCGGGCGATCGTGGCCACCACCGTCGTGGTGCTGTGCGGCGCCGCGACCGCCGGCGCGGGCCCGATCCTGTTCATCGGCCTGGTCGTGCCCCACGCCGCCCGGGCGATCTGCGGACCGGACTACCGCTGGATCCTGGCGTGGTCGGCCGTGCTCGGCCCGCTCCTGCTCCTGGTCGCCGACGTGCTGGGCCGCGTCGTCGCCCGGCCCGGTGAGGTGCAGGTGGGCGTGATGACGGCCGTCATCGGCGCGCCGTTCTTCATCGTGCTCGTCCGTCGCCGGAAGCTGGCGGCCCTGTGA
- a CDS encoding FecCD family ABC transporter permease: MSDAGLRPPISGLVLRSSRFGFSFRTDLRAVVVTVLLLAATSVVFAWSMAVGDFPVAISDVISIVFGGTGEGGSEFIVRELRLPRATLGVVVGAAFGVAGALFQRVADNPLASPDVIGINSGAAAAAVATIVLWSGTVDQVTAAALVGGVGTAVLIYVLSYRSGITGYRLVLVGIGMSALLRAVISYLLAKAQLVDATRASVWMVGSLNGRGWDDLVPVAVALVVLVPVAMASGRQLRMLELGVDTAIGLGSSVRRTQALMLLVGVALAALATAAAGPIAFVSLASPQIAKRLTGVRTVGLLPAAATGALLLLASDLIARRLFAPTEIPVGIVTGVLGAPFLLYLLAVGNRIGRG; this comes from the coding sequence GTGAGCGATGCCGGCCTCCGCCCGCCGATCAGCGGGCTCGTGCTCCGGTCGTCCCGGTTCGGGTTCTCGTTCCGGACCGACCTGCGCGCCGTGGTGGTCACCGTCCTGCTGCTCGCGGCGACGTCCGTCGTCTTCGCGTGGTCGATGGCCGTGGGCGACTTCCCCGTGGCCATCAGCGACGTCATCAGCATCGTGTTCGGCGGCACCGGCGAGGGCGGCTCCGAGTTCATCGTCCGCGAGCTGCGGCTGCCGCGGGCGACCCTGGGCGTCGTCGTCGGCGCGGCCTTCGGGGTCGCCGGCGCGCTCTTCCAGCGCGTGGCCGACAACCCGCTCGCCAGCCCCGACGTCATCGGCATCAACTCGGGGGCGGCGGCGGCCGCCGTGGCGACGATCGTCCTCTGGTCCGGCACCGTCGACCAGGTCACCGCCGCCGCGCTCGTGGGGGGCGTCGGCACGGCGGTGCTGATCTACGTGCTGTCGTACCGCTCCGGGATCACGGGCTACCGGCTGGTGCTCGTGGGTATCGGCATGAGCGCGCTGCTGCGTGCGGTGATCTCGTACCTGCTGGCCAAGGCGCAGCTCGTCGACGCGACGCGCGCGTCGGTATGGATGGTCGGCAGCCTCAACGGCCGGGGCTGGGACGACCTCGTACCGGTGGCGGTCGCGCTGGTCGTGCTGGTCCCGGTGGCGATGGCCTCGGGACGGCAGCTCCGCATGCTCGAGCTCGGCGTCGACACCGCCATCGGGCTGGGCAGCTCGGTCCGGCGCACGCAAGCGCTCATGCTGCTCGTCGGCGTGGCGCTCGCCGCGCTGGCGACCGCGGCGGCGGGACCGATCGCCTTTGTGTCGCTCGCGTCGCCGCAGATCGCCAAGCGGCTCACGGGCGTGCGCACGGTCGGGCTGCTCCCCGCCGCCGCGACCGGCGCGCTGCTGCTCCTGGCGTCGGACCTGATCGCCCGACGCCTCTTCGCCCCGACGGAGATCCCGGTCGGCATCGTGACCGGCGTGCTCGGCGCGCCGTTCCTGCTGTACCTGCTCGCCGTCGGCAACCGGATCGGACGAGGGTGA
- a CDS encoding ABC transporter ATP-binding protein yields MTDDGRLAAGAAGASERTAPLAAEGLELAYDQRTIVEDLDVEIPDGRVTVIVGANACGKSTLLRGLARLLKPRDGVVLLDGEDVQRLPTKVVATRLGLLPQSPSSPEGITVADLVARGRYPHQKWFRQWTVEDEEAVARAMARTNTSDLAERTVDELSGGQRQRVWIALALAQDTPLMLLDEPTTYLDLAHQVEVLDLLADLNEHEGRTIVLVLHDLNLACRYADRLIAMKAGSIVTQGPPAEVMTAEVVEDVFGLRSQVIADPLTGTPLVLPLPRGTATTASAPAPAAPSDVPSTDGHGQGSPGART; encoded by the coding sequence ATGACCGACGACGGACGGCTCGCGGCGGGCGCGGCGGGCGCCTCGGAGCGGACGGCACCGCTGGCGGCGGAGGGCCTCGAGCTGGCCTACGACCAGCGGACGATCGTCGAGGACCTCGACGTCGAGATCCCCGACGGGCGCGTCACCGTCATCGTCGGCGCCAACGCGTGCGGGAAGTCGACGCTGCTGCGCGGCCTGGCGCGGCTGCTCAAGCCGCGGGACGGCGTCGTGCTGCTCGACGGCGAGGACGTGCAGCGGCTCCCGACGAAGGTGGTGGCCACCCGGTTGGGCCTCCTCCCCCAGTCGCCGAGCTCACCCGAGGGCATCACGGTGGCCGACCTCGTGGCGCGCGGGCGCTACCCCCACCAGAAGTGGTTCCGGCAGTGGACCGTCGAGGACGAGGAGGCGGTGGCCAGGGCCATGGCCCGCACGAACACGTCGGACCTGGCCGAGCGCACGGTGGACGAGCTGTCGGGCGGCCAGCGCCAGCGGGTGTGGATCGCCCTGGCCCTGGCACAGGACACGCCGCTGATGCTGCTCGACGAGCCCACGACGTACCTCGACCTCGCGCACCAGGTCGAGGTCCTCGACCTGCTCGCCGACCTCAACGAGCACGAGGGCCGCACGATCGTCCTCGTCCTGCACGACCTCAACCTGGCCTGCCGCTACGCGGACCGGCTGATCGCCATGAAGGCCGGCTCGATCGTCACGCAGGGCCCGCCCGCCGAGGTGATGACGGCCGAGGTCGTCGAGGACGTCTTCGGGCTCCGGTCGCAGGTGATCGCCGACCCGCTGACCGGCACGCCGCTCGTGCTGCCGCTGCCCCGGGGCACGGCGACCACGGCATCCGCGCCGGCGCCCGCGGCGCCCTCGGATGTCCCGTCGACCGACGGCCACGGGCAGGGGTCCCCTGGCGCGAGGACGTAG
- a CDS encoding TIGR01458 family HAD-type hydrolase: MAGAGAAGSGRGAVAGVLLDIEGVLLTSSTAFPGAARTVEELRRRDLPVRFVTNTTSATSARIAATLVQAGIEVRAGELFTAAAVTAAYLQDHHPDARCLLLNDGANADLAGLRMADPDDATADVVVVGGGGPSFTWKQMNVALNCLMGGAALVAMHGAPVWRTGEGYCLDGGAYVRMLEESTGATAVVAGKPAPHMFLAAAESTGAEPAQLLMVGDDLASDVLAAQAVGMVGVQVRTGKFRQQVLDRSTERPDHVIDSIADLLDVIPA; this comes from the coding sequence GTGGCAGGAGCTGGAGCAGCGGGGTCCGGGAGGGGCGCCGTCGCCGGCGTGCTGCTGGACATCGAGGGCGTGCTGCTGACGTCCTCCACGGCCTTCCCGGGCGCGGCCCGCACGGTCGAGGAGCTCCGGCGCCGCGACCTGCCCGTCCGCTTCGTCACCAACACGACGTCGGCGACGTCGGCCCGGATCGCGGCGACGCTCGTCCAGGCCGGCATCGAGGTGCGCGCCGGTGAGCTGTTCACCGCCGCCGCGGTCACCGCCGCCTACCTGCAGGACCACCACCCCGATGCCCGATGCCTCCTGCTCAACGACGGCGCCAACGCCGACCTCGCCGGGCTGCGCATGGCGGACCCCGACGACGCCACCGCGGACGTGGTGGTCGTCGGCGGCGGCGGGCCGTCGTTCACGTGGAAGCAGATGAACGTGGCGCTCAACTGCCTGATGGGCGGCGCCGCCCTGGTGGCCATGCACGGCGCGCCGGTCTGGCGCACGGGCGAGGGCTACTGCCTGGACGGCGGCGCCTACGTCCGGATGCTCGAGGAGAGCACGGGCGCCACCGCCGTCGTCGCCGGCAAGCCGGCACCGCACATGTTCCTCGCCGCCGCCGAGTCCACCGGCGCCGAGCCGGCCCAGCTCCTGATGGTGGGCGACGATCTCGCGAGCGACGTGCTGGCCGCGCAGGCCGTCGGCATGGTCGGCGTGCAGGTCCGCACCGGGAAGTTCCGCCAGCAGGTGCTCGACCGCTCGACCGAGCGGCCGGACCACGTCATCGACTCGATCGCCGACCTGCTCGACGTCATCCCCGCCTGA